ACGACCACGACCGCACCGGACGCGGCCGCCTGCCAGGGAAGTGATGCCGCCGGCTCGACGACGTTCGAGGTTCCCACGGACAGGAACAGGTCCGCCGACGCTGAGGCTGCCTGCGCACGTCGGAGCGCCGCTGCGGGAAGCATCTCGCCGAACCAGACAACATCGGGTCGGAGCAGGCCGCCACAGTCGGCGCAGGACGGAACCCGGTCAGTATCCGCAAACTCGGCGGCAATCCGCCCGCAGTCGCAGCACTTGACCCGGGCAATGTTGCCGTGGAGTTCGATCGGATCACGGCTGCCGGCCCTGAGGTGCAACCCGTCGACGTTCTGGGTGATCAGGGTCAGCTGAGGCACCAGATGCTCGAGCGCAGCAAGAGCAAGGTGACCGGGATT
This region of Gemmatimonadales bacterium genomic DNA includes:
- a CDS encoding NAD-dependent protein deacylase; the encoded protein is MVVEALRRAQRVAVLTGAGISAESGIPTFRDALTGLWADYSPEELATPEGFRRNPDLVWSWYRSRRLAVAKALPNPGHLALAALEHLVPQLTLITQNVDGLHLRAGSRDPIELHGNIARVKCCDCGRIAAEFADTDRVPSCADCGGLLRPDVVWFGEMLPAAALRRAQAASASADLFLSVGTSNVVEPAASLPWQAAASGAVVVVVNTDAGGQHSGAGIHHLIGPAGTVLPDLIRQVWPDARSESTA